One genomic region from Anabaena sp. PCC 7108 encodes:
- a CDS encoding GNAT family N-acetyltransferase produces the protein MIIRHARETDLPAIVAIYNAAVPSRMATADLEPVSVESRLAWFKGRVPSQRPLWIIETEGLVTGWLSFQSFYGRPAYHSTAEISIYISPNFQGCGLGKQLLTKAIYESPNLGLKTLVSFIFAHNQPSLGLFTSFGFQPWGHLPRIADLDGEERDLMIMGLRVSELH, from the coding sequence ATGATTATTCGCCATGCTAGAGAAACTGATTTACCTGCCATTGTAGCAATTTATAATGCTGCGGTTCCCAGCCGCATGGCGACAGCCGATTTAGAACCTGTATCTGTGGAAAGTCGTTTGGCTTGGTTTAAAGGAAGAGTCCCTTCACAGCGTCCTCTGTGGATAATTGAGACAGAAGGTTTAGTTACTGGATGGTTAAGTTTTCAATCATTTTACGGCAGACCTGCTTACCACTCAACTGCGGAAATTAGTATTTACATTTCCCCAAATTTTCAGGGATGTGGTTTGGGAAAACAACTGTTAACAAAAGCAATTTATGAAAGCCCAAATTTAGGTTTAAAGACTTTAGTGAGTTTTATTTTTGCTCACAATCAACCCAGTTTAGGATTATTTACATCTTTTGGTTTTCAACCTTGGGGACATTTGCCTAGAATTGCAGATTTAGATGGAGAAGAAAGGGATTTAATGATTATGGGATTACGGGTTAGTGAGTTACATTGA
- a CDS encoding magnesium transporter CorA family protein, producing MLILLTFSENNLELFTTRDVDVVLTKIDNSRNIWLRCINFRDRTGTARIIKYFGLNASRVDMIFNHSSIGIDEDIEDCLFNSYEILTHHIKNREFEVARGSIVVGNNFIITFEITELKILTILTNNFQKRNLDIQKWGVDYILYLIYKDILNNYHTVFDYISRKLDDLEDEVLDKLGDDSTYQKIATMRQSTRVGRRNFQSIKSLLVMMDYDDFQWITPPVKTLFNQELVHHIDNLWQEYLALRTWMSELMEIQRDNVASKTSERINRLTILSSIFLPITFISGFYGMNFKYMPELDQPWAYPAIISIMVLIVISSIVYAKRQRWL from the coding sequence ATGCTAATTCTCCTCACCTTTTCTGAGAATAACCTAGAGTTATTCACCACTAGAGATGTCGATGTAGTACTGACAAAAATTGATAATTCTCGCAATATTTGGTTGCGCTGTATTAACTTCCGCGATCGCACTGGAACAGCTAGAATTATCAAGTATTTTGGACTTAATGCATCTCGTGTTGATATGATTTTCAACCATTCCTCCATAGGAATTGATGAAGACATAGAAGATTGTTTATTTAACAGCTATGAAATTCTGACTCATCACATAAAAAATCGGGAGTTTGAGGTAGCCCGTGGCAGTATTGTCGTAGGAAATAATTTTATCATAACCTTTGAAATTACGGAATTGAAAATATTAACCATACTCACTAACAATTTTCAAAAGCGAAATTTAGATATTCAAAAATGGGGAGTTGATTATATTCTATATCTGATTTATAAAGATATTTTGAATAATTACCATACTGTATTTGACTATATTTCTAGAAAACTTGATGATTTAGAAGATGAAGTTCTAGATAAATTGGGTGATGACTCAACGTATCAGAAAATTGCCACAATGAGGCAATCTACTCGTGTGGGAAGGCGCAATTTTCAAAGTATTAAATCACTACTGGTGATGATGGATTACGACGACTTCCAATGGATTACCCCACCTGTGAAGACACTATTTAATCAAGAATTAGTTCATCACATTGATAATCTCTGGCAAGAATATCTGGCTTTGAGAACCTGGATGTCAGAATTAATGGAAATTCAACGGGATAATGTCGCCAGCAAAACTAGTGAACGAATTAATCGTCTAACTATTCTCTCCAGCATATTTTTGCCCATCACTTTTATTTCTGGCTTCTATGGTATGAACTTCAAATATATGCCTGAATTAGATCAACCTTGGGCTTATCCTGCTATTATCAGCATTATGGTATTGATTGTGATTTCTAGTATTGTCTATGCTAAACGACAACGTTGGTTGTAG
- the blaOXA gene encoding class D beta-lactamase codes for MSRIWRSLTLAFTVIIIINFWSIYVLAKPSSISSEHSAKVNVKVPDLGRHFQKFGVAGSIIIYDSQNNLTYEHNPQRNTTPITPASTFKIFNAMTALETGVIKDDVAVLTWDGIHRDFETWNQDTNLRQAFKNSTVWFYQVLARRIGYAQMQQWIDKVGYGNREIGTAADIDRFWLQGPLKITPKAQIDFLQRLYQGNLPFSKRTMDVVKDIMVWEKTPDYTLRAKTGWLTSSKPQVGWFVGYLEQNKNVYFFATNIDINKPDDIPARIEITRSSLKDLGVL; via the coding sequence TTGTCTCGTATTTGGCGATCTCTAACTCTTGCCTTCACAGTCATAATCATCATTAACTTCTGGTCAATCTATGTGTTGGCAAAACCTTCTTCTATCTCATCTGAACATTCAGCAAAAGTCAATGTTAAAGTCCCAGACTTGGGGCGACATTTCCAAAAATTTGGGGTTGCAGGATCGATCATAATTTATGATTCCCAAAATAACCTCACCTATGAACACAATCCTCAACGTAATACCACCCCAATTACTCCAGCTTCAACCTTTAAAATTTTCAACGCCATGACGGCTTTAGAAACTGGTGTAATTAAAGATGATGTCGCTGTTCTGACTTGGGATGGAATTCATCGAGATTTTGAGACTTGGAATCAGGATACAAATTTACGTCAAGCCTTCAAGAATTCAACTGTTTGGTTTTATCAAGTTTTAGCACGCAGAATTGGATATGCACAAATGCAGCAATGGATTGATAAAGTTGGCTATGGCAACCGTGAAATTGGTACTGCCGCAGACATTGATCGTTTTTGGCTGCAAGGTCCTTTGAAAATTACACCCAAAGCGCAAATTGATTTTTTACAAAGGTTGTATCAAGGTAATTTACCTTTTTCAAAACGGACAATGGATGTTGTGAAAGACATTATGGTGTGGGAAAAAACTCCAGACTACACACTGCGGGCTAAAACGGGATGGTTAACTAGCAGTAAACCCCAAGTAGGTTGGTTTGTTGGCTATTTGGAACAAAACAAAAACGTCTACTTTTTTGCCACAAATATTGACATCAATAAACCAGATGATATACCTGCCCGAATCGAAATTACACGCAGCAGTCTGAAGGATTTAGGAGTCCTATAA
- a CDS encoding class I SAM-dependent methyltransferase, with protein sequence MSKNPSSKPYTTNTNQSDKWQERVAQIAYRFNKQYQNQKFEVPDEVQAMPIFREWTTGILSNKIVSPFWEIAQPQKNQHCLDIGCGVSFLIYPWRDWQAFFYGQEISNIARDTLNSRGSQLNSKLFKGVELGASHHLNYVSGQFDLVIATGFSCYFPLEYWQAVLLEVKRVLKPEGQFVFDILNSEQPLAEDWAVLETYLGAEVFLESTTDWEKTIKATGAKVIKRQLGELFELYKVKF encoded by the coding sequence ATGTCTAAAAATCCGTCTTCTAAACCTTACACAACCAATACCAATCAATCAGATAAATGGCAAGAAAGAGTAGCGCAAATAGCATATCGCTTTAATAAACAATATCAAAATCAAAAATTTGAAGTACCAGACGAAGTCCAAGCAATGCCAATATTTAGAGAATGGACTACTGGCATATTAAGTAATAAGATTGTATCGCCTTTTTGGGAAATTGCTCAACCTCAAAAAAACCAACATTGTTTAGATATTGGCTGCGGGGTCAGTTTTTTAATCTATCCTTGGCGAGATTGGCAAGCATTTTTTTATGGACAAGAAATTAGTAATATTGCCAGAGATACTTTGAATTCCCGTGGTTCACAGTTAAACTCAAAACTTTTCAAAGGTGTTGAGTTAGGTGCATCTCATCATTTAAACTATGTTTCTGGTCAGTTTGACTTAGTAATTGCAACGGGTTTTAGTTGCTATTTTCCCCTAGAATATTGGCAAGCTGTGTTACTAGAAGTAAAACGGGTATTGAAACCAGAAGGACAGTTTGTATTTGACATTCTCAATTCAGAACAACCTTTAGCTGAAGATTGGGCGGTTCTAGAAACTTATTTGGGTGCTGAGGTGTTTCTAGAATCTACGACAGACTGGGAAAAAACAATTAAGGCTACGGGTGCTAAAGTAATTAAACGGCAATTAGGAGAATTATTCGAGTTGTACAAAGTCAAGTTTTAA